ATTCACCAAGAGATTGAGGAAAAACTTGACAAAAGCAGTGCTGGGATGACATTTAGGAGGGACATTGTCTCCCTGCCTCCTTTCAGAGGACACATTTTACTGTTCTAGGTCTGGAAGAAACCTGTGGGACCCCTGACTTACCCAGGCCACCCCTAAGCTCTGAAGAAGCCTTGTCATCCCTGGTTCCAGGTCTGGCAAACTGAGATGCAACTGCCAACGCTGTCAGAAGATTTCACAAGCCAGGTTTTAACAAGTCCTGACTTACAGTTTCTCCTAAGCAGGTGACCTTGGGGTTCTGTTAAGCTGCGATTGCAGAGATGCAGGTGCAAGGAAAGGTTAGGGCGCGTGCACAAACCTTTCCAACCTGTACCTGTTGTAATCTGAGGGTGTGCAGGTGCTTAGATACTGTGGGGGAAAAGGCAAAGGCTACATAAGGATCCAGATAAGGCCACAGGTGTTCAGCAATGTCAGggaaattgaaaaaaacagattttaaccCGCCTCTGCGCTGACACACACATGCTGGCCTGCCTGAGGAAGCACCAAGCGCAGCACTGCTTGTCCCCGAGTTGGCTGGTGTGTGTGGTCAGGGCAGACTTGCCAAAGATAAAGGAGAAACTGGGTGATTAAAATCAGCAGGGGACAAATCTTTCCCTTGCCCATGCGGGAGTATGGGACTCCCCCACCTTTTATAGCTGTAGGGGCCTTCCTGACCCCTCAGAGGTACCTGGTGACTAAAGGCACTAGAGGATGGAGAAGCTTTCTACGCTTTCCTAGGGCAAAGGAAACCAACTCCAAGCAGGGAAAGcagctttccctttccttctctcctgtcCTCCCTTGGCattaggcaggaaaaaaaaaggtctctttGATAAGAGTTGGTAAAAAAAGAACTATTATCAAGATGACTTTCCTTTTATGTTTAGCTTAGATTTTTATGGGACAGAGGTCAACCCAATATCCTCCCAGGGTGTGTACGCTgcagattatttttataaatgctgaCTTGTTGACTTTGCGGTCATAAAAGATTTTCACAAGAAATGTATCTCCTCATCTTCCTTGCTTTTCACTGATAATTTAATTGCCAACTATGTGGAAGGAAAGAGATATAATAAGGCCAGTCAGATGCTGCTTAAATATTTGCTCTAAAGGACATGATTTTTTCCCCCAGCGTTATCAATTCTTGTAACGTTTGTCTTGAGAGTTATCCAGTGCTCTTCCAGTTCCCATAATCAAGTGACTGAAAAATCTCAGTGcttatttgaaaataagtatGTTAATAGTTGTCTTTTATGAGGGGAAAAGCTTGAGAATGCAGCTCGATGTTTAAAATGCAAAGGAACAAAAATAGATGGCAACCTTAAGCTGACTAGCATTAAATTAAGGTCCTGTAGGTTGGTAACACCCTACAGACAGAGAGTTTGAGTTTGGAGCTAGACCTTGAGGAGAGGCTTTTGGATGTGGACGGGCAACCTCTGCAGGAGTGGAAGcatctcctcctcacccccagcacGGGACGCTCCCGCAAGCAACCCAGCGGCGCTGCAGATGCACTCAACTATGCTGCGGTTGAGCCCCAGCCCTTCAGCTCCTTCCACACCTTTCCCAAGGCAGTTTGTGGGTGAAGATCTTCCCACAGAGATGGATTACGCTGCCCTGGACACACGTGAGAAGTGCAGCCTTTCCTCACCAGGCtgttagtctggaggaggctgaggggagacctcatcaccctctacaactacctgaaaggaggttgcagagatctggggatgagtctctttaaccaagtaataagcaataggacaagagggaatggcctcaagttgcgccagggaaggtttagactggatattaggaagtatttctttacagaatgggtagttaggcattgtaatgggctgcccagagaggtggtggagtccccatccctggaggtgttcaagaggccggttgacatagcacttggggatatggtgtagttgggatctgtcagtgctaggttaacggttggactagatgatcttcaaggtcccttccaacctagatgattctgtgattctgtttacaATCTCTAGCCAACCTGCGGCTCAGCTGCTGAacgtgccccagatctgctgccTTCACCCCCAGGGCAGGAAGAGGCGAATCCCCACGGGCTACAGCAGTGcaggcccggcggggcggcccaGGGCGGGCAAAGTCGGCCGTAGCTCCGCGTAGCGAGGCCGAAGGCAGGCCTCACCGCCCGTAGCGAGGCCGAAGGCAGGCCTCACCGCCCGTAGCGAGGCCGAAGGCGGGCCTCACCGCCCGTAGCGAGGCCGCGCTCCCAGCCCGCAGGGAAGGGCcagggcgggggcagccccgAGCAGGCGCTAGGACCCGGCACCGGGGAAGGCCCGCGGCGCGCGGCACGGCCGTCACCACAGCAacgcgggcggcgcggcgcgctGACGTCACTTCCGCGGCAGCGGCGCTCCGCCCCCCGGGGGCGtggccggggcggggcgcggcggcgggcgagggCCATGGCGCTGTCGCGCGCGGAGCGGTGCCTGGCGCTGCTGTTGCGGCTGCTGTCGCGCGCCTGCCTGGCGCTGCTGGGGCTCGTGGCCCCCGCGCCGTCGCGCGCTGTCCCCGCGTCGCCGCGCGccgtcccgccgccgcgccgcccgctcctgctgctgcccgccCGTCAGCTGGCGGCGCGGCTCCGCGCGCGGCAGGTGGGACCGGTAacggggcggggggcgagggcAGAGCGCAGCCCCGGGGCTCGCAGGCCTCCCCGCGGGGCCGCTGCGACCCGGTGGCGCAGGGCGTGCCGGCGTGGGGGTACCGGCGGTGCCCCGCGTCCCTGCCCGGTGTCCCGGCCCCTCGGAGGGCCGCtcagcgccccccgccccgccccgcctgcATCTCACGGCCGTTTCCGCTTTATTTGGTGTTTTAGGTGACGTGCATCGAGGTGGTTGAGGCGTACGTGGAGAGGATCAAGGAGGTCAATCCCCTCATCAACGCCGTCGTTAAGGACCGGTAAGCCGGGGAGGAGAGGGAACGGTTGGCCGCTGCCGCCGCAGCCTTCCTCCGGGCCTCCCCCTGCCTTCCCAGGCCAGGGTACTGCATCGCACAGTGGGGCACAGCGGGGCCCCCGTGCAGCCCGGCTGCCCCGGTGGCAGTACCGTGATGGTGCCGGGTGCTCCCGGCCGGGTGCAAAAGCGACTGGTTCTTGCAAACTCCGTGAAGAAGAGCTGGGGAAGGTCATCTTCCGTTACCAACTCCTGCTGTGCATTTATGCCTGCCCGCCCTGCAGAGATACCTGCTCCTTGCCGGTTCTTTGAGAACATTCCCACCGGCTGCTTCTTTGCAGGTTTGAGGAGGCCCTGCAGGAAGCCCGGCAGGTAGATAAGCTGCTTTCGGAGGGCCCTGGTGATGACTACCTGGAGGAGAAGTTCCCCTTGTTAGGGGTTCCCATCACCGTCAAGGAGGCCTTTTCTCTGCACGGTGGGTTTGCCCTTGCTACTCTGCAGCTTTGCAGCTTGTGACTTGCTCCCTCTCGGCCATGTGCTCCCCAGGGCAGGGTGCTTGGAGAGAAGCAGCTTCCCTTTCCCTAGTCTGCACCCCCCCTCTGCCTGGGTTCACGTGTCTGTGTTCACTTTTAACGCCCAAATGCTGTGGGGGTTGTGGTGCCTCAGAGGAGCAGCCCTCACCGGGGATCTGCTTCTCGCAGACATGGTCCCTGTGACCTGCAGCCTGCTGCCCCCAGGGTAATCTCAGGGAAGCTGGTCATGACACTTCCCTCCATCTGTCAACCTTGGCACTACAGGGATGCCCAACACATCTGGCTTGGTCAACCGCCGCAACGTGATTGCCACCTCAGATGCCACAGTGGTGTCCCGGCTGAAGCAGGCTGGTGCCATCCCGCTGGGGGTGACCAATTGCAGCGAGCTGTGCATGTGGTACGAGTCCAGCAACAGGGTCTACGGCCGGACCAACAACCCCTACGACCTGCAGAGGATCGTGGGCGGCAGCTCAGGTGAGCCTCAGCACCTCAGCACTGTCCTACATGAGCAGCAAGTTAAAATGCAGCAAAGAAAGAGTTCCCACGTCCTCTGCACACTGTTTTAACTTGTTGTTGGGTTCCTGCAGAGCTCACAGGCCTCTTTCCCAGGCAGTGCAGTAGGCCATTTGGAGGTCCAACTGCATTGCACCTCCGGGATGTTACACCCGGCACCACTTTGACTCGCTCTGTCTGACTCTACGTGCAAACAGCAGTGCTGGTGTAGCACTTAGACAGGGAAATCCCTTTGGCCCCACGTTCCCCAGCTGTATCCCAGACATCACTAAAGCTGGGATGGCTCCCACCACATGTGCATGCAAAGGGAAGTGACCACTGTGAGATGTTCCTACTTTACTGGATGATTTGCACTATAAACccgtggggttttttgctgtattttctcccaTGCAGGTGGGGAGGGCAGTGCCCTGGCAGCTGCGTGCTCTGTCATAGGTGTGGGCTCCGACATTGGTGGCAGCATCCGGATGCCTGCCTTCTTCAACGGCGTCTTTGGCCATAAACCCACGACAGGTAAAGCAGGCGTGTGGATCTCTCCTCCCCAGCAGAAATGCCAGGAGGTGGAATGCAGGGTGTGGGAGGAACATATTTAGGACACTCCTGTGCTTGTGGCTGGTGGGATTGCTGTAAGGGGACAGACAACTTCTTGCACGGGACAAGCCTGCTGTGTGGGCACAACCTGGCTTTGGCAGTGGGAAGCTGTTTGGTGGCAGAATGCCAAGTGCGTGGGAGGTATTTTACCCCTGGTATTGCGTCCTCAGCGTGGGATGTTTTCCCAAGGTCAGGATCCGCTGCTGGGGCGTTTCCCTGGCAGGTGGTCTCCCAGCTGGgtgcttttcctcctttccccaccccaTGTACCTTGCCATCAGCTTGCAAGCGCTGCTGATGTGTGCAATCCCAGGTGTCGGCTTCCCCCTGCACGTGGAGGCCGCCCTCCTGCACGGCTTGCCCCGGCTGGAGGCGATGCTCACGGGTGCTTGCGGGGTGGTACCCAGCATCTCCCTCTGCTCTCAGGGGTGGTGCCCAACGACGGCCAGTTCCCAAACGCTCGAGGGGTGCGGaccagcttcctgtgcacaggGCCCATGTGCCGCTACGCGGAGGACCTGGAGCCTATGCTGAGGGTCATGGCTGGTCCTGGAGTCAACAAGTAAGTTGTTCCTACTGCTTCAAGCTGCTGAATTGGTCTCAGCTACTTTCTGGCCAGCGCAGCAAGTTAGTCCTCTTTGGTACAAGACACATCTGCACCACACAGATTGGTCGTTACTGGTTTCCTTCCTCTGCCCCTGACTTCAGCAGAACCCTTGCAGCCAGGGCTGTCCTTCCCACCATCCCCATGCCCCCTGTttgagcagctctggggaagagGCAGCTGTGGTCAGCTGGGTCCTCCTCACAGGAAAACTTTGCCTGTGAGCTGCTTCAGCCAGCACCCTCCAGCATTGCCCGCCCTTCTTGGGACTGACATTTCTTCTGGGTTTTCAATGCATTTTCCTGTTCCTGAATGAGTTTTCCATCCCACACCATGGCCCCGTTTGGTCTCTTCATAGGTCTATGCAACCAAGCAGCCTTTTATGTGCATGTACCAGTAAGGAGCAGAGATGGGGTGGATCAGGCAGGTCCTGCTTCTCACTGCAGCCTGCATGTGGTTGCTTTCTCCGTTACCACTTTCATTTCTCCATGGCTCTTGTGCAATCCCAACCTCAGCCGTGGCCAGGGTCTGTAATTACAAGGTGCAACAAATATGCAGAACTAGCTGGGACTGATGGGGCAGGTGAGCAGCTGGATGGGTTGTGGACAGCAAGTGTCTGTCTTCAGGGActctccttcccaccctgctGGGTAGAGCAGGGTGTCCTGAGGGCAGATTAACAAGTGTGTgagcagctctggcagctggggaggagcCAGGGATGGGCTTGTGAGCAAAGTACTCTTCCTTTCCCAGGCTGAAGCTGAATGAAAAGGTGTcgctggagaaaataaaatttcactgcATGGATCATGACGGCGGGTCCATTTTTGTGTCACCTGTGGACAAGGAGATCTTGCAGGCCCAAAAGAAGGTATGAAGGAATGGAGGTCAGCTTTCACTGGGGTGACCCTGGAGATAAAACCGGGGGAGACCAGTTCAAGGAGTCTTTTGGAGGTGAGGTGAGCTGCTCTGTGCGTGGCTCCTGCAGAGGCTGGCGGGATGGAGGGCTGCGGGCTGCAGCACCGCGGAGGCAGCCTTGAGTCCTGGTCCTGTgcttccagtggaaaaaaagtggaaagatcTTTTTCTGTGTGAAGAAACAAGGGGAAAATCTTGTGAGCAGCTGCAGATGCCCTTGCCAGCAGCACTCATGTTGGAGTGCGCCAGGGTGTCCAAAGTTTTTGGCCCAATTTCCATTGCAGtagctgtattttgttttcttgacatCTCTTGTCTATGTTACGGAGACTTGGCGGCACATCGCATGGCAAAGGGATGGCTATGTGTTTGCAGTCTTCCTGGGGTTGCTGCCTGGCAGTTAGTCATGCAAAGGAACTTTCTTGTTTTTCAATGAAattttctgtgctgctcttgCTTCTCTTCTGGAGCGTCGCTGGGGGTGGCGTGGAGGGCTGTTTGGGGAGCTCCAAGGTTGTTATCGGATAGAGGAGgtcctgctgctcagagcagagaggagcaggcaggagctgcaggatcCCCTGCACAGCGGCAAAGAGAAGCTGCTCCTGGGCTCTCTCCTGTCCCTGGTTTCCATGACTGCAGTGCATCACATCCTTGCAGAAACAAACCCTTCCCACTCTTCACCTTAGGTGGTGGAGCACCTTGAAGGCGAGCTGGGGGTCCAAGTTCAGCGCGTGGCAATCCACAAGATGAAGTATTCTTTCCAGATCTGGTCAGCCATGATGTCATCCAAGGACAGCGACGGACAGGTGTGTCAGACTGAGCTGGCAAAGGCACAAATTCTGTGGCAGCAGAGAAGAATTGGCTGTTTGGGGCCAGCCATGGAGAGCTGTAGGATTCCCAGACCTGATCAGGGACTTTCTCTGCTCCATTTGTCCCCCCTGTCCTCCTTTCATCTCTTTCTAAAGCTACACAGCCCCTTCTCCCTTGCTTTCCCATGAGATGATGATGGGGCTCCCAGCAGAGGAGCAACATGGTTGAGGGAGGGAGAGGCCTTTTTAGCATCTTGTTGACCTTTTCTGTGCAAGTTGGTAAATCAGCCAAGCAGGTAGTGTTCTGCCTCGCTCTTATGTCTGTGCTGTGCCTCCTGACACTGTAGGTTGGGATTAATACCCATTAGGATGCCAGGACTGAGGTGGTAGATTAGCAGCTTTTCAGCAGCAGGCCTGCATGTTTATTTGTTCCTTGAATTGTAGCCACTGTGCCATGCCCTGTACATGCAATGAAGTATTTTGTAGCAAAAATAAACTCTCAGGAGTGTTATACCTTGTGCATTCTGCCACACAGGCAGCTGTGAAAAGTAAGCCACCCCCGTCTTTCTAAGAAGGGCATGTCTGGCCTCCTCTGCCTTCTTTTTCCTGATCCCACAGCCATATAACAGCATTAAATGCCTCCAGGAGACATTATCCAGAGCATCATCCCTTGCATCATGTCAGAGGAGGGGTACTGAAAGGTGCTGCTTTTTGGGGCTCTGCCTCCACAGAGCGAGGTCCCCTTCTTGCTGTCTCTGGCAGGGAAAGATGCTCCTAGTTGCTCTGGATTAGTGCTAGAGCTGTGTAACACTCCTGACAGGCATCTCTTGTCTGAAAATTGGAACAGCTTGTGTCAGGATAATTGGACAGCTGGAGATTTCGCTGTCGTTTGTCAGCCTGTTCTTCCCTGTTGCGCACTAGTCAATCGTGCTGATGGaggcagtgtgtgtgtgttacaggaGGCACAGCTATTCACGGACCTGCTGGGGGATCATGGGAAGCCGGTGTGGCCGCTGTGGGAGTTGATGAAGTGGCTTGTGGGGATGTCTTCCCACACTCTTCCAGCTATCGGTAAGGCTGGACGGGCCATGGGGTGTGTGGAGGCAGTGGTGGGGGCGGGTGAGTTGTTAAATGAAAATAGTGTCCTTCCAGTGCCCCACGAAGGGACTCTAGAGTCTGCACTGGACAGCTTCAGACTGGTTTTTTGTAATGACATTTGGTGTATTCAAGTGAAACACGTGCTCAAGGGGGAGTTGACTGGATCTTTGATAAATGGGATTGTGTATCCTGGGAGAAGTGAAGGCagtggagctgcaggcagggataGCTCCTGCTGTGAGCCCtgtcagagctgctggggctTATATGGAGCCAGTCAGGGATCTGCACCAATCTCATTTCTTAGCAGCAGATACCAGAGAACTCTAATGAGTGCTGACGTGCTGCTGTCTAATGAGTGCTGATGTcactctgccagctctgctcaaTCCCAGTGGCTGGAAAAAATAGAAGCAATGGGCAGGCTGAAAGCCGTTCCCTTGGCAAAGCTGGAGAGATGCTGCTGGCTGGAGGGGGGACTTGGGGGGCCCCACTAGGAGCTGGGGGATGCTGTGTGTGGCCAGGCAATGTGCTTTCTAGCCTGCTTCACCCACGGTCTGTTCACTCACTCTCTATTCCTGTTTGTGTCCTTGCCCTGCAGCCCTTGGG
The window above is part of the Strix aluco isolate bStrAlu1 chromosome 10, bStrAlu1.hap1, whole genome shotgun sequence genome. Proteins encoded here:
- the FAAH2 gene encoding fatty-acid amide hydrolase 2 encodes the protein MALSRAERCLALLLRLLSRACLALLGLVAPAPSRAVPASPRAVPPPRRPLLLLPARQLAARLRARQVTCIEVVEAYVERIKEVNPLINAVVKDRFEEALQEARQVDKLLSEGPGDDYLEEKFPLLGVPITVKEAFSLHGMPNTSGLVNRRNVIATSDATVVSRLKQAGAIPLGVTNCSELCMWYESSNRVYGRTNNPYDLQRIVGGSSGGEGSALAAACSVIGVGSDIGGSIRMPAFFNGVFGHKPTTGVVPNDGQFPNARGVRTSFLCTGPMCRYAEDLEPMLRVMAGPGVNKLKLNEKVSLEKIKFHCMDHDGGSIFVSPVDKEILQAQKKVVEHLEGELGVQVQRVAIHKMKYSFQIWSAMMSSKDSDGQEAQLFTDLLGDHGKPVWPLWELMKWLVGMSSHTLPAIALGLTEKLMKLNPGGNAKLVSMGKSLQEEMEALLGPDGVLLYPSHPTIAPRHHSPICMPFNFAYTAIFNVLGLPVTQCPLGLSSEGLPLGIQLVAASYNDHLTLAVARYLEEAFGGWVLPGKV